GTAGATTTAGGTCCTtgagaatattatgaattctAGTAAAATATACAGGTATAAAAAATTTTCGTGCTTCTTGTATTCGAGTTAAGAATGGTcggagtttaaaattatgaaaaggatGTTGTGTATTTGATTCAGTTCTAAAATAATAGTGCAGAGATAGTATTTCTCGCCTAAATTCAAGGGAAGTCTCAAAGCAATCAACATATAGGCTCTGAACTGGAGAGGTCCTAAAGGCTCCTGAACATAGTCTCAGAGCATTATGGTGAACAGGGTCCAATTTCTGTAGAACTGTTTTTCTGGCTGACCCGTAAATAACACAACCATAATCGAGCTTGGATAGAACGAGAGCTTTGTATATTTTAAGCATGGATggtcgatctgctccccaagcCGTAGttgacaaaacttttattatgtttaatgctttttcacattttttacgcAATATTTTTACGTGAGGGAGAAAAGTAAGCTTCTTATCAAAGGTAATACCtagaaatttaacttcatttttgaatggtataattatttcatttagttttatttcaggaTCCATGTGTAGATTTCTTTTTCGACAAAAGTGGATACCAGTAGTTTTTGAAGccgaaatggtaaaaatattggcATTGCACCATTGTGTTATATTATTTACAGCAGTCTGCAACTGTCTCTCTATAAAATTCATGTGCATCCCTGTACAGGAGATGTACAGGTCGTCAACATATAAGTAACCTTTCACAGAAGGgggaagttgttttaaaatattattaatttttaaaataaaaagagtcacACTTAAAATACTACCTTGAGGAACTCCCTCTTCCTGAATAAAATAATCAGAGTATTCAGATTCTACTTTAACACGAAACttcctcaattttaaaaaattttgaataaaaatgggtaAGTTGCCCCTTAATCCGTGGTCatgtaaatcctttaaaataccGAATCTCCAAGTCCGATCATACGctttttcaatgtcaaaaaatatcgcAACCAGATGTTTCCCTTGTAAAAAGGCCAGACGAATATCGGTTTCTAATGCGAGTAGGTTATCAAGAGTACACCGAGATTTCCTAAAACCACTTTGATGAGGATGAAGGAAATGATTAGTCTCCAAATGGTAAACGAGTCTtcgattaatcattttttctaagagCTTACACATACAACATGTTAAAGCAATTGGACGGTAATTTTCTGGGTTTTTAggatcttttcctggttttaatatcGGGATTACTATAGCTTGCTGCCAGAGAGTAGGGAAGTATTGctcattccaaatacggttgtaCAATAACAGTAAAGCTTTTTGGGATTCgactgtcaaatttttaatcatggaaTAGTTAATATTGTCGGGCCCCGGTGAAGAGTCACGGGCACTGGCGAGACATGACTGAAATTCGGAGAaagtaaaattgcaattatagGGTAAATCAGCtcgagaataaaattttagtttttgatcttcagcttttcttttataatttaaaattggaagagGATAATTCTGGCTGCTAGATGTAAGTGCCAAGGTCGAAGCAATAGAATTTGCTATGTCTTTAGTGGATGATAATGTTACtccattatgaattaaaaaagaagtgtAGCTTGATGTAGAAATACCCGATGCCCTCTTTACCTTTTTCCATAGCTCATGGCTTGAAATCTTAGAGCTGATACTGGATACAAACTTTTGCCATGAAAGCCTTCGTTTTCGACGTTGTATTCTCCTCGAAACTGCTctagtctttttaaaataaataaagttcgaCGCTGTTGGATATCTTCGGAAGATGCCCCATGCTTTCCGTTGTGCTTTGTATGCTTGTTTGCATTCGTCGTCCCACCAaggtttgttttgcttttttcgtTTACCGGATGATTTCGGGATTGAATTATTTGCTGCCTCAATTATAACATCAACTATATAATCTAGTGCATCATCTATGGTGGAGGATTGGATTATATCGGGTTGTATATTAGCTAAAATGGTGAATTTTTGCCAATTTGCTGCATTTAGGATGTATTTGGATGGATGGGAGTGATTGTTCGGGTTGCACCTATTGTCTGAGGCAATCAGAGGGAAATGGTCACTATTATACAAGTCattatcaactgttaaattaaAGAATGGCAAAAGAGATGGAGAGCAAACTGCTAAATCAACTGAATGAAAGGTTCTTGTAGGGAGATGAAAATGAGTCTTTTCATCTGAATTTAATAGGCATAAATTGTGGTCTGTAAGTAGTTGCTCAATTTGCAAACCACGGGGATTGGAATCGGGACTACCCCAAAAAGGACTATGGCCATTGAAATCGCCCAAAATTATGAATGGTGACGGAAGCTGTGAAATAAGATTATTGAGTTCAGATTGAATAACACGTTCATTTGGAGGTAAGTAAAGGCTGCAAACAGTAATCAGAGAATGCATCTGGATTTGAATAGCAACAGCTTGCAGATTTGTGTTCAGGTTAATAGGCATTGAGGGAACGTGGTCAGCTGCAAGGATAGCAACGCCACCTGAAGTTCGATTATGAATATAATGTTTggagaacattttataatatcgGATATTGTGTTTATCCTTTTAACGCCTTTTACAGGAAGAATGAGTTGATTCCTAAAACGAAATTATTGAAGCACATTTTTTGGATATTCATTAAGTTGAAGTatgtaaatttgattaaaattcaatttaagaatGGTATTTCTTTCACAGTTTATTGCACGTTTGTTTTGACaaccatatttttgataaaaacttcagagaagtaaaaaaaagttacGAATATAGATTTGGACAAAAGTTGAATTTCACTGTTTTGcccatttcatcatttttttaaaaaaataatgtcggtattaattgataaaaaacaaacaaacaaacaaaccccGCAACAGTTGTTTTTGATTGTTCGATTGCTTGTTAAAAGAAAACTGGAATTTAACATAACCTTCAAAGAAAA
The window above is part of the Argiope bruennichi chromosome 7, qqArgBrue1.1, whole genome shotgun sequence genome. Proteins encoded here:
- the LOC129975443 gene encoding uncharacterized protein LOC129975443 — encoded protein: MFSKHYIHNRTSGGVAILAADHVPSMPINLNTNLQAVAIQIQMHSLITVCSLYLPPNERVIQSELNNLISQLPSPFIILGDFNGHSPFWGSPDSNPRGLQIEQLLTDHNLCLLNSDEKTHFHLPTRTFHSVDLAVCSPSLLPFFNLTVDNDLYNSDHFPLIASDNRCNPNNHSHPSKYILNAANWQKFTILANIQPDIIQSSTIDDALDYIVDVIIEAANNSIPKSSGKRKKQNKPWWDDECKQAYKAQRKAWGIFRRYPTASNFIYFKKTRAVSRRIQRRKRRLSWQKFVSSISSKISSHELWKKSCLASARDSSPGPDNINYSMIKNLTVESQKALLLLYNRIWNEQYFPTLWQQAIVIPILKPGKDPKNPENYRPIALTCCMCKLLEKMINRRLVYHLETNHFLHPHQSGFRKSRCTLDNLLALETDIRLAFLQGKHLVAIFFDIEKAYDRTWRFGILKDLHDHGLRGNLPIFIQNFLKLRKFRVKVESEYSDYFIQEEGVPQGSILSVTLFILKINNILKQLPPSVKGYLYVDDLYISCTGMHMNFIERQLQTAVNNITQWCNANIFTISASKTTGITFDKKLTFLPHVKILRKKCEKALNIIKVLSTTAWGADRPSMLKIYKALVLSKLDYGCVIYGSARKTVLQKLDPVHHNALRLCSGAFRTSPVQSLYVDCFETSLEFRREILSLHYYFRTESNTQHPFHNFKLRPFLTRIQEARKFFIPVYFTRIHNILKDLNLLHLQATPQLDNIFPPWAIPNIQYLNPFEGFTKSDTSDSIYRKIFNEHRHHYNDYIAIYTDGSKTCDSVSFAVVFQNAVFSFKINASCSVFTAEISAVLFALEKISDSLQDKYIIYTDSLSVLQSLKSSHYHSKNPPLVLKILNLFNRLSSRGFTILLSWVPSHVGIGGNEKADSAAKSATSTANISIPVSDLKKHISLLYLSKWQTQWDLLTENKLHSVKPRVEHWPCLPNRKADTILTRLRIGHTRFTHRHLLFGEAAPMCSQCNCTMSVYHILSECPNFSTQRLYHFNNSTFSHLLDRIPHANLFAFLKSVGFYPHI